The following proteins come from a genomic window of Papilio machaon chromosome 7, ilPapMach1.1, whole genome shotgun sequence:
- the LOC106719504 gene encoding UDP-glycosyltransferase UGT5-like isoform X1: protein MRCGIIFIVCIVLASRSAECARILGLFPHIGKSHYIVFQSLLQALADRGHDVTTVSFFPIKNPPPNYKDVSLEGVADLGVEALDLSMFEFPSVLTKIPVLSLFLKAKVEINILGEIGLGVCEQLVRLPTLADAMKEEYDVILTENFVSDCMMGILHVYGNKAPVIGLSSSIFMAWVPDRYGLNDNPAYVPIITSPYSTRMNFLQRLGNFIVNVYSKYWFHEYLQKEERAIIEKHFNTKIPDLEEIARNQSVLMLVNSFPILNGAKPLVPSVIEVGGMHLNHTRKELPPYIEKFLNESEHGVILLSFGSLIKTSTIPKYKEDMIVNALAKLKQRVIWKFEGSGEEGTLTGNILRVKWLPQYELLQNKKVVAFIAHGGLLGMTEAISAGKPMVVVPFFGDQPANAAAAAAAGFATVVPYIELTEEKLTKALEFVLSAETRLNARRVSSIWRDRQADPLETAVYWTERVIRWGHHAQLHSPARDMPLYQIALLDVIATLVIAILIILAISWYILSKVFRLLFGRESKLKMH from the exons ATGCGGTGCggcataatttttatagtttgcaTAGTGCTCGCTAGTAGAAGTGCTGAATGTGCGCGGATCCTCGGTTTGTTCCCTCACATCGGCAAGAGCCACTACATTGTCTTCCAGTCTCTTTTGCAAGCGCTAGCAGACCGCGGCCATGACGTCACAACTGTCTCCTTCTTCCCGATTAAAAACCCGCCACCAAACTATAAAGATGTCAGCCTCGAAGGTGTTGCGGACTTAGGAGTGGAAGCACTAGATTTATCTATGTTTGAATTTCCTTCTGTACTCACGAAAATACCAGTTCTCAGCTTGTTTCTGAAGGCTAAAGTCGAGATAAATATCTTGGGTGAGATAGGTTTGGGTGTTTGCGAACAATTAGTACGGTTACCAACTTTAGCTGATGCTATGAAGGAAGAATATGATGTGATACTTACGGAAAATTTTGTAAGCGATTGTATGATGGGAATTTTGCACGTTTACGGGAACAAAGCTCCCGTAATCGGCTTGTCATCGAGTATATTTATGGCGTGGGTTCCCGACAGGTACGGTTTGAATGATAATCCAGCCTACGTTCCTATTATCACGAGCCCATATTCTACCAGAATGAATTTCTTGCAACGATTGGGAAACTTCATCGTGaatgtttattcaaaatactgGTTTCATGAATATTTGCAAAAGGAAGAGCGAGCTATAATTGAGAAgcattttaatactaaaattccGGACTTGGAAGAGATAGCCAGAAATCAATCGGTTCTTATGTTAGTGAATTCGTTTCCTATCTTGAACGGAGCCAAGCCGTTGGTGCCATCCGTTATAGAAGTCGGGGGGATGCATTTAAACCACACAAGGAAAGAGTTGCCACCG TATATCGAGAAGTTCCTTAACGAGTCAGAACACGGCGTGATCCTGTTGAGCTTCGGTTCCCTGATCAAGACTTCCACTATTCCTAAGTACAAGGAGGATATGATAGTGAACGCGCTAGCCAAGCTGAAGCAGCGTGTCATCTGGAAGTTCGAGGGTAGCGGCGAGGAGGGCACGCTCACCGGCAACATCCTCAGAGTCAAGTGGCTGCCTCAGTATGAATTGCTAC AAAACAAGAAGGTAGTAGCGTTTATTGCTCACGGCGGTCTACTAGGCATGACGGAGGCGATCTCTGCCGGCAAGCCGATGGTGGTCGTGCCTTTCTTCGGGGATCAGCCTGCTAATGCCGCGGCGGCCGCTGCAGCTGGCTTCGCTACCGTCGTGCCTTACATTGAACTCACTGAAGAAAAACTTACCAAAGCATTGGAGTTTGTGTTAAGCGCTGA aACTCGATTAAATGCCCGACGTGTATCGAGCATTTGGCGCGACAGACAGGCAGACCCGCTAGAGACTGCGGTGTACTGGACTGAGAGAGTCATACGGTGGGGTCACCACGCGCAGCTGCACTCGCCAGCGAGAGACATGCCTTTGTACCAAATCGCTTTACTAGACGTCATCGCCACATTAGTTATCGCCATTTTGATTATATTGGCGATATCGTGGTATATTTTGTCTAAAGTCTTTCGACTTTTGTTTGGTAgagaaagtaaattaaaaatgcactag
- the LOC106719504 gene encoding UDP-glycosyltransferase UGT5-like isoform X2 translates to MRGLIFLSVLSLVVFSHVNCARILGLFPHPGKSHQMVFEPLLKTLAERGHHVTTVSFFPLKNPPENYTDISLENISQVLLESLDLSLFESNGVISKIPVLRRVLGLMFEFQPLAHFALHVCENMIQWEPLANVLKKEYDVILLENFNSDCMLGLLHVYGNTAPKIALSSSNLMPWSAERIGLIDNPSYVPMVSTGFTSRMTYTERLENSFLSVFYKLWFYKSVQVKEQSLIEKRFRKAVPDLRDLSRNYTLTLVNTFHALNGVRPLLPALVEVGGMHLDHTRKPLTPYIEKFLNESEHGVILLSFGSLIKTSTIPKYKEDMIVNALAKLKQRVIWKFEGSGEEGTLTGNILRVKWLPQYELLQNKKVVAFIAHGGLLGMTEAISAGKPMVVVPFFGDQPANAAAAAAAGFATVVPYIELTEEKLTKALEFVLSAETRLNARRVSSIWRDRQADPLETAVYWTERVIRWGHHAQLHSPARDMPLYQIALLDVIATLVIAILIILAISWYILSKVFRLLFGRESKLKMH, encoded by the exons ATGAGAGGACTAATATTTCTCTCGGTTCTTTCACTAGTTGTATTTTCGCATGTAAACTGTGCGCGAATACTCGGCCTTTTCCCACATCCTGGGAAGAGCCATCAGATGGTCTTTGAACCACTTTTAAAAACGTTAGCAGAACGAGGCCATCATGTGACCACTGTATCGTTCTTCCCACTCAAAAACCCACCTGAGAACTACACCGATATAAGTCTGGAGAATATTTCACAAGTGCTATTAGAATCATTGGATTTATCATTATTCGAAAGTAACGGTGTGATTTCGAAAATTCCAGTACTGAGACGTGTTTTGGGTTTAATGTTCGAATTTCAACCTTTGGCACATTTCGCTTTACATGTATGCGAAAATATGATCCAATGGGAACCGCTGGCTAATGTGTTAAAAAAGGAATACGATGTTATTTTGTTGGAAAATTTTAACTCTGATTGCATGCTTGGACTGTTACATGTTTACGGAAATACAGCTCCGAAAATAGCTTTGTCCTCGTCCAACCTTATGCCATGGTCTGCGGAAAGAATAGGACTAATAGACAATCCCTCTTACGTCCCTATGGTTTCCACTGGCTTTACTTCTAGAATGACTTACACTGAACGTCTTGAGAATTCCTTTTTAagtgtgttttataaattgtggTTTTATAAGAGCGTGCAAGTGAAAGAACAATCTCTAATCGAGAAACGTTTCCGTAAAGCTGTACCGGATTTAAGGGATCTGTCGAGAAACTATACTCTAACTTTGGTGAATACCTTTCATGCGTTGAACGGAGTACGACCGCTTCTACCCGCGTTGGTAGAAGTTGGCGGTATGCATTTGGATCACACTCGGAAACCTTTAACACCA TATATCGAGAAGTTCCTTAACGAGTCAGAACACGGCGTGATCCTGTTGAGCTTCGGTTCCCTGATCAAGACTTCCACTATTCCTAAGTACAAGGAGGATATGATAGTGAACGCGCTAGCCAAGCTGAAGCAGCGTGTCATCTGGAAGTTCGAGGGTAGCGGCGAGGAGGGCACGCTCACCGGCAACATCCTCAGAGTCAAGTGGCTGCCTCAGTATGAATTGCTAC AAAACAAGAAGGTAGTAGCGTTTATTGCTCACGGCGGTCTACTAGGCATGACGGAGGCGATCTCTGCCGGCAAGCCGATGGTGGTCGTGCCTTTCTTCGGGGATCAGCCTGCTAATGCCGCGGCGGCCGCTGCAGCTGGCTTCGCTACCGTCGTGCCTTACATTGAACTCACTGAAGAAAAACTTACCAAAGCATTGGAGTTTGTGTTAAGCGCTGA aACTCGATTAAATGCCCGACGTGTATCGAGCATTTGGCGCGACAGACAGGCAGACCCGCTAGAGACTGCGGTGTACTGGACTGAGAGAGTCATACGGTGGGGTCACCACGCGCAGCTGCACTCGCCAGCGAGAGACATGCCTTTGTACCAAATCGCTTTACTAGACGTCATCGCCACATTAGTTATCGCCATTTTGATTATATTGGCGATATCGTGGTATATTTTGTCTAAAGTCTTTCGACTTTTGTTTGGTAgagaaagtaaattaaaaatgcactag
- the LOC106719503 gene encoding UDP-glycosyltransferase UGT5, with protein sequence MRVYTFMIVLVALATHNAGDCARILGLFPHTGKSHFMVFEPLLRALAGRGHHVTTVSYFPLKSPPANYTDVVLEAAVQEGLSSLDLSMFEKSNPLMKVPLLNTIIKNIFEIEMTVPLALATCESIIRQSSVIEALKQKYDVLIVENFNSDCMLGLTHVFGIEAPIVGISSSAIFPWTYGRFGLPDNPSYIPLLTSPYTSNMTFMQRLDTFISKLYVNALYHMIQKRERDIIEKHFSVKIPDLEEIGKKQTSVLLVNTFHTLNGVRPTLPAIIEVGGMHLDHSRKVLPSYIEKFLNESEHGVVLLSFGSLLKTSTIPKYKEDMIVNALGKLKQQVIWKFEASGEEGTLTGNILRVKWLPQYELLKHKKIVAFITHGGLLGMTEAISAGKPMVVVPFFGDQPANAAAAAEAGFATTVPYNELTEERLTKALEFALSPETQLNARRVSSIWHDRQAEPLETAVYWTERVIRWGLHAPLHSPARDMPLYQIALLDVIATLAVAISILLALSWYILSKVFRLFFGSGSKLKMN encoded by the exons ATGCGAGTGTATACATTTATGATAGTCCTGGTGGCGCTAGCTACCCACAATGCGGGTGATTGCGCGCGGATCCTCGGTCTTTTCCCTCACACCGGTAAGAGCCACTTCATGGTCTTCGAACCTCTGCTACGCGCGCTCGCCGGACGCGGTCACCATGTCACTACCGTCTCCTACTTCCCACTCAAGAGTCCACCAGCAAACTACACGGACGTGGTGCTAGAGGCTGCTGTACAAGAAGGACTGAGTTCTTTGGACTTATCCATGTTCGAGAAATCTAATCCGCTCATGAAAGTTCCTCTTTTGAATACAATTATAAAGAACATATTCGAAATAGAAATGACCGTTCCATTAGCGTTGGCTACATGTGAAAGTATTATCCGTCAGTCATCTGTGATAGAAGCCTTAAAGCAAAAATACGACGTGCTCATTGTGGAGAACTTCAACAGTGATTGCATGTTAGGACTAACCCATGTTTTTGGTATCGAAGCTCCCATTGTAGGCATTTCTTCATCTGCTATTTTTCCATGGACGTACGGCAGATTCGGTTTACCTGATAATCCCTCTTATATTCCCTTATTAACTTCACCATACACAAGTAACATGACGTTTATGCAACGACTGGACAcgtttatttccaaattataCGTGAATGCTTTATATCATATGATACAGAAAAGAGAGCGTGATATAATTGAGAAGCACTTCAGTGTAAAGATCCCAGACTTGGAAGAAATAGGCAAAAAACAAACGTCAGTGTTGTTGGTGAACACTTTTCACACGCTCAACGGAGTTCGACCCACTTTGCCAGCTATTATAGAAGTTGGGGGAATGCATCTAGATCATTCAAGAAAAGTATTGCCATCG TATATCGAGAAGTTCCTGAACGAGTCAGAACACGGTGTGGTCCTGTTGAGCTTCGGTTCCCTCCTAAAGACGTCCACCATTCCCAAGTACAAGGAGGACATGATAGTGAACGCGTTGGGTAAGCTGAAGCAGCAGGTCATCTGGAAGTTCGAGGCGAGCGGGGAGGAAGGCACTCTCACTGGCAACATCCTCAGAGTCAAGTGGCTGCCTCAGTACGAATTACTAA AGCACAAGAAGATAGTAGCGTTCATAACACATGGCGGTCTGCTGGGCATGACGGAGGCAATCTCTGCCGGTAAACCGATGGTGGTGGTGCCTTTCTTTGGGGACCAGCCCGCCAACGCCGCGGCAGCCGCTGAAGCCGGCTTCGCTACCACCGTACCCTACAATGAACTCACTGAAGAAAGACTGACCAAAGCGTTGGAATTTGCATTGAGCCCTGA aACTCAATTGAATGCGCGTCGCGTATCGAGCATTTGGCACGACAGACAAGCAGAGCCTCTAGAAACAGCGGTGTACTGGACTGAGAGAGTTATACGCTGGGGTCTCCATGCGCCGCTGCATTCGCCGGCAAGAGACATGCCTTTGTACCAAATCGCCTTATTAGACGTCATCGCCACATTAGCTGTCGCCATTTCGATTTTATTGGCTTTATCGTGGTATATTTTGTCTAAAGTCTTTCGACTTTTTTTTGGCAGCGgaagtaaattgaaaatgaactag
- the LOC123720940 gene encoding UDP-glycosyltransferase UGT5-like, which translates to MYRGAIGNVCVMRVYIILLVLATLASNCAIDCARILGLFPHIGKSHFMVFEPLLRALAERGHHVTTVSYFPLKSPPANYTDVVIEGAVQDGLSALDLSIFEESNPLMKVPLLNTIVSSSFAMGMMAPLALETCESIIRQSSVIEALKQKYDVLIVENFNSDCMLGLTHVFGIETPIVGISSSALLPWTYARFGLPDNPAYTPLLTTPYTSKMTFMQRLDTFISKLYINHLYHTMVQVRERDVIEKHFGVKIPDLEEIGKKQTSVLLVNTFHTLNGVKPTLPAFIEVGGMHLDYSRKLLPSYIEKFLNESEHGVILLSFGSLIKTSTIPKYKEDMIVNALAKLKQRVIWKFEGSGEEGTLTGNILRVKWLPQYDLLRHKNIVAFIAHGGLLGMTEAISAGKPMVVVPFFGDQPANAAAAADAGFATIVPYIELTEERLTKALEFVLSPETQLKARRVSSIWRDRQADPLETAVYWTERVMRWGHHAQLHSPARDMPLYQIALLDVIAALAVAILILLALSWDEERSELW; encoded by the exons ATGTACAGAGGTGCGATAGGCAACGTGTGCGTGATGCGAGTTTATATAATTCTGCTAGTCCTGGCGACTCTAGCCAGCAATTGCGCGATCGACTGCGCTCGAATCCTCGGTCTCTTCCCGCACATCGGCAAGAGTCACTTCATGGTCTTCGAGCCTCTGCTACGCGCACTCGCTGAACGCGGCCACCATGTCACTACCGTCTCCTACTTTCCGCTCAAGAGTCCACCAGCGAACTACACCGACGTGGTGATCGAAGGTGCCGTACAAGACGGCCTGAGCGCGTTGGACTTATCCATTTTCGAAGAATCTAATCCGCTCATGAAAGTTCCTCTCTTAAATACAATAGTATCGAGTTCATTCGCAATGGGAATGATGGCTCCATTAGCGTTAGAAACGTGCGAAAGTATTATACGTCAGTCATCTGTGATAGAAGCCTTAAAGCAAAAATACGACGTGCTCATTGTGGAGAACTTCAACAGTGATTGCATGTTAGGACTAACCCATGTTTTTGGTATCGAAACACCCATTGTAGGCATTTCTTCGTCTGCTTTATTACCATGGACGTATGCCAGATTCGGTTTACCTGATAATCCTGCTTATACTCCATTATTAACTACACCATACACAAGTAAAATGACGTTTATGCAACGACTGGACAcgtttatttccaaattatacataaatcatttataCCATACTATGGTACAAGTGAGAGAGCGTGATGTAATTGAGAAGCACTTCGGTGTAAAGATCCCGGACTTGGAAGAAATAGGCAAAAAACAAACGTCAGTGTTGTTGGTGAATACTTTTCACACGCTCAACGGAGTTAAACCAACTTTGCCAGCTTTTATAGAAGTTGGCGGAATGCATCTAGACTATTCAAGAAAACTATTGCCATCG TATATTGAGAAGTTCCTGAACGAGTCTGAACACGGAGTGATCCTGTTGAGCTTCGGTTCTCTGATCAAGACTTCCACTATTCCTAAGTACAAGGAGGATATGATAGTGAACGCGCTGGCTAAGCTGAAGCAGCGTGTCATCTGGAAGTTCGAGGGTAGCGGCGAGGAGGGCACGCTCACCGGCAACATCCTAAGAGTCAAGTGGCTGCCTCAGTATGATCTGTTAC GGCACAAGAATATAGTAGCGTTCATAGCACACGGCGGTCTGCTGGGTATGACGGAGGCGATCTCTGCCGGCAAGCCAATGGTGGTGGTGCCTTTCTTCGGAGACCAGCCTGCCAACGCTGCAGCGGCCGCTGACGCCGGCTTCGCTACTATCGTGCCTTACATTGAATTAACTGAAGAAAGACTGACCAAAGCGTTGGAATTTGTATTGAGCCCTGA aactCAATTGAAAGCGCGTCGCGTATCGAGCATTTGGCGCGACAGACAAGCAGACCCTCTAGAAACAGCGGTATACTGGACTGAGAGAGTTATGCGCTGGGGTCACCATGCGCAGCTGCACTCGCCGGCGAGAGACATGCCTTTGTATCAAATAGCCTTACTAGACGTCATCGCCGCATTAGCTGTCgccattttgattttattggcTTTATCGTG ggacgaagagcgttcggagtTGTGGTAG
- the LOC106719428 gene encoding KIF-binding protein, protein MIVTENMTAKEIINDFKENYGKVRKLLDEDSKNDPENEPYASKYKAKAILLNMYVSLPTISQSQSEDSIDKVKLDAMMGTVLLNIGIIDMETEELTASENVLVEAEKLLTPNATKPEVVRTLINVYNHLGILWSNRGEQEKAKEYLVKAKDLYENFKCTLQIPLAIEQIINNAGETTADDFLLFEKAHTLTLYYLAQVFWALKQNLKAAIYYYVTLRRQLQYSDYEPIDWALNSATLSQYFAEQNGFFQSRHLLAASSTILEQHEQNLQAVESNEDAHLAKVETFKHRSADVARCWAKYCLLLMSASKSRLMDDAERLEDAITDMSNLNLEDTENICGGDIKNLNFPELDVSKYENKVTDKFLLMYQDAREVFLNCQSWFNKAKEYYKLDSLASDYIKLTQDSSQSYSYLAFFEEDDERRAKMHKRRVDMLEELVKEINPVYYLQYCRQLWYELGEVYSEILNIKLDKVNKTSEKPTPHALKKINMLCEKSIENYDHFLNSIKDKNGKLPRKLEYDVIRPVVSAYAYMGRNSMKRIALDKAMQLNNVKKSYESYQAVVDICKSDEEAASMMKEEYSLCKEMVQILPIKIKKLETELVS, encoded by the exons ATGATCGTAACAGAAAATATGACTGCTAAAGAGATTATTAATGACTTCAAAGAAAATTACGGAAAAGTTCGTAAATTACTCGACGAGGACAGTAAGAATGATCCAGAAAATGAGCCTTACGCTTCTAAATATAAGGCTAAAGCGATCTTgctaaatatgtatgtatctcTTCCAACAATATCACAATCCCAGTCTGAAGATAGCATAGATAAAGTAAAACTGGATGCAATGATGGGTACCGTGCTTTTAAATATCGGTATAATAGATATGGAAACCGAGGAACTAACAGCAAGTGAAAATGTTCTTGTTGAAGCTGAAAAACTGTTAACACCAAATGCTACTAAACCTGAAGTTGTTAGAACTCTTATAAACGTTTATAATCATCTCGGTATTTTATGGTCCAATCGTGGTGAACAAGAGAAAGCCAAGGAATACCTTGTGAAAGCTAAAGATTTGTAtgagaattttaaatgtactttgcAAATACCTCTAGCAATTGAGCAGATAATAAACAATGCTGGTGAAACCACTGCTGATGATTTCTTACTGTTTGAGAAAGCACATACATTAACCTTATATTATCTGGCACAAGTGTTTTGGGCgttgaaacaaaatttaaaggcagcaatttattattatgtaacattAAGAAGACAGTTACAGTATTCTGATTATGAACCGATTGATTGGGCTTTAAATTCTGCAACATTATCTCAATATTTTGCTGAACAAAATGGCTTCTTTCAATCGAGACATTTATTAGCTGCATCGTCAACAATACTTGAACAGCATGAACAGAATTTGCAAGCAGTTGAGAGCAATGAAGATGCACACTTGGCGAAGGTGGAAACGTTTAAGCATAGATCTGCAGACGTTGCTCGATGTTGGGCAAAGTACTGTCTACTGCTGATGAGTGCATCCAAATCTAGACTGATGGATGATGCTGAGAGATTAGAAGATGCCATAACAG ATATGTCAAATTTGAATCTAGAAGATACTGAAAATATCTGCGGAGGAGACATAAAAAATCTCAACTTTCCGGAATTAGATGTGTCcaaatatgaaaacaaagtCACTGATAAATTCTTACTTATGTATCAAGATGCTCGAGAAGTGTTCCTTAACTGTCAGTCATGGTTTAACAAGGCAAaggaatattacaaattagatTCACTAGCATCAGATTATATTAAACTGACACAGGATAGTTCTCAATCATACTCTTATTTAGCATTCTTTGAAGAAGACGATGAAAGGAGAGCGAAAATGCATAAAAGACGAGTAGACATGCTAGAAGAACTAGTTAAAGAAATCAATCCCGTATACTATTTACAGTATTGTCGACAGTTGTGGTATGAACTAGGAGAAGTGTACTCGGAAATACTGAATATAAAATTGGATAAAGTTAACAAGACTTCTGAGAAACCAACGCCACACGCTTTGAAGAAAATCAACATGTTATGTGAGAAAAGTATTGAAAACTAtgatcattttttaaattctattaaagataaaaatgggAAATTGCCACGGAAATTAGAATATGATGTTATAAGGCCAGTTGTTAGTGCTTACGCATATATGGGAAGAAATAGTATGAAAAGGATTGCCTTAGATAAAGCTATGcagttaaataatgttaaaaagagTTACGAGTCATACCAAGCTGTGGTTGATATTTGTAAGAGTGATGAAGAGGCGGCTTCTATGATGAAAGAAGAATACAGTCTCTGTAAAGAGATGGTACAGATTCTCCCgattaagattaaaaagcttgaaactGAATTGGTGTCCTAA
- the LOC106719436 gene encoding mesoderm induction early response protein 1, with product MSDCALVASVSEHDASMDVGNDKSLFEPTIDMMVNDFDDERTLDEEEALAAGEHQDPKAELNSLQREGDMPLEELLALYGYNRNMEKPIPEQVPEVVPEENQKPDSALQQLYNETASPEATRCLRSGSRPPSEEEDDCDYSPDEDDWKKTIMVGSDYQAAIPEGLCSYDDALPYENEDKLVWNPSVLEEKVIEDYMKKICAMNSGAGVDAVPKGKQLRDDEEALFLLQQCGHNIEEALRRRRIMAQTPAHASVWSEEECRNFENGIKAHGKDFHQIRQQKVRTRSVGELVQFYYIWKKTERHDIFANKTRLEKKKYTLHPGHTDYMDRFLEEQEGTGPGVVRPVSPSPMMVYVPSPAAQPDPLALGEKEVFSQLTHTTPPRTMSTDDPEPDIVS from the coding sequence ATGTCAGATTGCGCGCTGGTAGCCAGTGTAAGCGAACACGATGCCAGTATGGATGTGGGGAACGACAAGTCTCTATTCGAACCTACTATTGATATGATGGTAAATGATTTTGATGACGAGAGAACATTAGACGAAGAAGAAGCTTTGGCGGCGGGAGAACATCAGGACCCTAAAGCGGAACTGAATAGTCTCCAACGAGAAGGTGATATGCCCTTGGAAGAACTTTTAGCTTTGTATGGTTACAATAGAAATATGGAGAAGCCTATCCCTGAGCAGGTACCTGAAGTGGTACCAGAAGAAAACCAGAAGCCAGACTCTGCACTGCAGCAGTTATACAATGAAACGGCCAGTCCCGAGGCGACGCGGTGTCTCAGGTCAGGGTCTCGACCGCCTTCCGAGGAGGAAGATGATTGTGATTACAGTCCTGATGAGGATGATtggaaaaaaacaattatggTTGGTAGTGACTATCAAGCAGCTATTCCTGAAGGTTTATGCAGTTATGATGATGCATTGCCCTACGAAAATGAAGATAAATTAGTATGGAATCCCAGTGTTTTAGAAGAAAAAGTAATAGAGGATTATATGAAGAAAATTTGTGCTATGAACTCTGGCGCAGGTGTCGATGCTGTTCCAAAGGGTAAACAACTTCGTGATGATGAAGAGGCCTTGTTTTTATTGCAACAGTGTGGTCACAACATAGAAGAAGCACTGAGAAGAAGACGCATAATGGCGCAAACCCCTGCACACGCCAGTGTGTGGTCAGAAGAGGAGTGTCGTAACTTTGAAAATGGTATTAAAGCTCATGGTAAAGATTTTCATCAGATACGGCAACAAAAAGTTAGGACGCGGTCAGTTGGTGAGCTTgtacagttttattatatttggaaAAAGACAGAGAGGCATGATATATTTGCCAATAAGACACGCctagaaaagaaaaagtacaCTTTGCATCCGGGTCATACAGACTATATGGATAGGTTCTTAGAAGAGCAGGAGGGGACAGGTCCAGGTGTTGTGCGGCCTGTATCACCATCACCAATGATGGTTTATGTTCCATCTCCGGCTGCCCAACCAGATCCTTTAGCCTTAGGTGAGAAAGAGGTGTTCTCACAACTAACCCACACCACACCTCCGCGAACAATGTCAACCGACGATCCGGAACCAGATATAGTTTCCTAA